Within the Pseudomonas guangdongensis genome, the region AGACCGGACCAGTCACCGGAACGTGCCAGCTCCAGCATGCGCAGGGACTGCTGCAGGAGCAGCTCATAGGACTCGATAAGTTGCGGCGCTGCGCTCATGGTCATTGCCCGTTGATCTGAGGACCGATTTCACGCCAGGCGGAAGCGATGTCCCCAAGCAGGGAGATCGCTTCATCCAGACGCTGCGGGTCGTTGTACAGATTGGCCTGCATCAGCAGTCGCACCACATAGTCGTAGAGCTGCTCCAGACGCTCGGCCAGCTCGCCGCCACGCTCGTGATCCAGGCCGGCCATCAAGCCGTTGTTGACGATATCGATCGC harbors:
- the fliS gene encoding flagellar export chaperone FliS, with the protein product MNAMRGANAYAKVGVESGVMSASPHQLIVMLFDGALASIRTAALHMEGGNPAEKGRAISRAIDIVNNGLMAGLDHERGGELAERLEQLYDYVVRLLMQANLYNDPQRLDEAISLLGDIASAWREIGPQINGQ